A window from Rhineura floridana isolate rRhiFlo1 chromosome 19, rRhiFlo1.hap2, whole genome shotgun sequence encodes these proteins:
- the RPLP0 gene encoding large ribosomal subunit protein uL10, with protein sequence MPREDRATWKSNYFLKIIQLLDDYPKCFIVGADNVGSKQMQQIRMSLRGKAVVLMGKNTMMRKAIRGHLENNPALEKLLPHIRGNVGFVFTKEDLTEIRDMLLANKVPAAARAGAIAPCDVTVPAQNTGLGPEKTSFFQALGITTKISRGTIEILSDVQLIKTGDKVGASEATLLNMLNISPFSFGLIIQQVFDNGSIYSPEVLDITEETLHGRFLEGVRNIASVCLHIGYPTVASVPHSIINGYKRVLAVAVETDYSFPLAEKVKAFLADPSAFVAAASAAVESAAPAAAAPAKEEAKEESEESDEDMGFGLFD encoded by the exons ATGCCCAGGGAAGACCGAGCCACGTGGAAGTCCAACTATTTCCTCAAGATCATT CAACTCTTGGATGACTATCCCAAATGTTTCATCGTGGGGGCAGACAATGTGGGCTCCAAGCAGATGCAGCAAATCCGCATGTCCTTGCGTGGGAAGGCCGTGGTCCTGATGGGGAAGAACACCATGATGCGCAAGGCAATCCGCGGGCATCTGGAAAACAATCCCGCTCTGGAAAA GCTTCTGCCTCATATCCGTGGCAACGTGGGCTTTGTGTTCACCAAGGAGGATCTGACTGAAATCAGGGACATGTTGTTGGCCAATAAG GTGCCAGCTGCTGCCCGTGCAGGCGCCATCGCCCCCTGTGATGTGACCGTGCCAGCTCAAAACACAGGGCTTGGCCCTGAGAAGACATCCTTCTTCCAGGCTTTGGGCATTACCACCAAGATCTCCAGAGGCACCATTGAAATCCTG AGTGATGTGCAATTGATCAAGACTGGAGACAAAGTGGGTGCCAGCGAAGCCACCCTGCTGAACATGTTGAACATCTCCCCGTTCTCCTTTGGGCTCATCATCCAGCAGGTGTTTGATAATGGCAGCATTTACAGTCCTGAAGTTCTGGACATCactgaagagaccctgcacggACGCTTTCTGGAA GGTGTCCGCAACATTGCCAGCGTTTGCCTCCATATTGGGTACCCGACGGTTGCCTCTGTGCCCCACTCTATCATCAATGGGTACAAAAGAGTCCTGGCTGTGGCTGTGGAGACTGACTACTCTTTCCCATTAGCTGAAAAG GTAAAGGCTTTCCTGGCCGATCCCTCTGCTTTTGTGGCCGCTGCCTCCGCAGCGgttgagtctgctgctcctgctgcagcTGCCCCAGCCAAGGAAGAAGCCAAGGAAGAATCGGAAGAGTCTGACGAAGACATGGGATTTGGTCTCTTTGATTAA